In Ornithinibacter aureus, the genomic stretch TGGAGATCGGCCACAACGTCATGCACGGCCAGTGGGACTGGATGCGTGACCCGAAGATCCACTCGACCGCGTGGGAGTGGGACAACGCCTCCCCGAGCACCCAGTGGAAGCACAGCCACAACGAGATCCACCACACCTTCACCAACGTGCTCGGCCGCGACAACGACCTCGGCTACGGCATCCTGCGCGTGGACGAGGACCAGCGGTGGAGCCCGTTCTTCCTCTTCCAGCCCATCTGGCACGTCGGCAACGCGCTGCTCTTCGAGTACTCCATCGCGGCCTACGACCTCGAGCTCGGTGGCTACCTCGCGAAGCGCAAGCGGATGAGCGAGGAGGAGAAGGCGAAGTTCCGTGCCGACGCCGCCGAGGTCGTCGCGAAGATCAAGCGCCAGGCCACCAAGGACTACGTCGTGCACCCGGCCCTGGCCGCCGCGACGTTCACCGGTTCGGCCCGGCACACCCTGACGGCCAACGTCGTCGCCAACCTCGTGCGCAACGTGTGGACCAACACCGTCATCATCTGCGGCCACTTCCCGCCCGGCATCGCGACCTTCGAGAAGACCACCATCGAGGGCGAGACCCGCGGCGAGTGGTACCTGCGGCAGATGCTCGGCTCGGGCAACATCAGCGGCTCCAAGGCCATGCACGTGATGAGTGGCAACCTCAGCCACCAGATCGAGCACCACCTCTTCCCGGACATGCCGAGCAACCGCTACGCCGAGATCGCCCCGCAGATCCGCGACCTCATGGAGCGTCACGACCTGCCGTACGTCACCGGCTCGCTGCCCAAGCAGGCGGCATCGGTGTACTGGAAGGTCGTCGAGCTCTCGCTGCCGAACAAGGTCGAGGGGCGTCGCCGCCGCGACATCGTGCGCCTGTCGCTGAAGAAGGCCTGGAAGAAGAAGTCGCTCGGCCGCTTCTGATCGGCTGGCCGTCCACCACCCCACCACTCCCGGATGCCGTGGTGAGCCGACACTGTCGGCTCACCACGGCATCCGTTTGCCTGTCGGTGCACATGTGTATGGTGTGTGCATGTCCACCCTGGAACGCCGACTTCAGCTGCTCCTCACGCAGGAGCAGCATGCCCGCCTGGCGGAGGTGGCCAAGGAAAGCGGCCGAAGCGTCAACGCGGTGATCCGTGAGGCCATCGACCGTCAGCACCCCGATGAGGCGACCAAGCGGGCCGCTGCCCTGAAGCGATGGCTCGACCGCACGGCGACGCCGGTGGAGGCCGGTCTGGGGCCAACACCGAGCGCAGCACAGCTGAAGGCCGAGTACGAGCAGGACGAGATCGATCACATGGATGCGATCTTGCGTGGCTGACCACTTCCTTGACGCCACGATCATCCTGCTCGCCGCTGGCGAACCCAGCACGGCACAGCACGCGTGCCGGTCCTTCCTCGAGGCCCAGGCCGCCTCGGGCTCGACGTTGCACATGAGTGTCGAGGGGGTTCAGGAGGTCCTCTTCCATCGCATGCGCATGGTGGATCGTGCGACCGCGGTCGCGGAGGCCCGCGACGTTCAGGAGATGGTCGTCCTGCATCGGTTCGACGAAGGCGTCCTGCAGACGGCGATCTCCCTCGTGGCCACCTCGACCGTTCGTGGCCGAGATGCCGTCCACGCCGCGACCGCCATCCGCGCGGGGTTCGACGCCATCGTGACCACCGACTCGGACTTCGACGGCATCCCGGGCCTTCGCCGCATCGACCCCCGCGACACCTGACCGGCGTGGAACTGGCCTCCAGCACGGGCGCCCTGGCCCTCATGGCTCTCGCCGCGGCGATCATCGGGTACTCCAAGACCGCCCTCGGTGGGCTCGGTGTCGTGGCCGTCGCCATCTTCGCGACCGTGCTCCCGGCCCGGGAGTCGACCGCG encodes the following:
- a CDS encoding fatty acid desaturase family protein, yielding MTLAPERTAPQTIPAHASTKPNGINPRLSVTSLTPRPQRPALKKSGRPNPAAHLTPEQIEGIGVELDALRKEVMDSRGERDAAYIRTVIKTQRYLEMGSRAVLLFSGVKVKGFRPAWWIGTAGLSVAKILENMEIGHNVMHGQWDWMRDPKIHSTAWEWDNASPSTQWKHSHNEIHHTFTNVLGRDNDLGYGILRVDEDQRWSPFFLFQPIWHVGNALLFEYSIAAYDLELGGYLAKRKRMSEEEKAKFRADAAEVVAKIKRQATKDYVVHPALAAATFTGSARHTLTANVVANLVRNVWTNTVIICGHFPPGIATFEKTTIEGETRGEWYLRQMLGSGNISGSKAMHVMSGNLSHQIEHHLFPDMPSNRYAEIAPQIRDLMERHDLPYVTGSLPKQAASVYWKVVELSLPNKVEGRRRRDIVRLSLKKAWKKKSLGRF
- a CDS encoding ribbon-helix-helix protein, CopG family, whose amino-acid sequence is MSTLERRLQLLLTQEQHARLAEVAKESGRSVNAVIREAIDRQHPDEATKRAAALKRWLDRTATPVEAGLGPTPSAAQLKAEYEQDEIDHMDAILRG
- a CDS encoding type II toxin-antitoxin system VapC family toxin — translated: MADHFLDATIILLAAGEPSTAQHACRSFLEAQAASGSTLHMSVEGVQEVLFHRMRMVDRATAVAEARDVQEMVVLHRFDEGVLQTAISLVATSTVRGRDAVHAATAIRAGFDAIVTTDSDFDGIPGLRRIDPRDT